In Candidatus Methanomethylophilaceae archaeon, the following proteins share a genomic window:
- a CDS encoding DUF169 domain-containing protein, producing the protein MSDILDRNAEYASVMKEVLNLRGEPVAIKLVKEGEEYPAGYSAPESQMSHCQAVFAAKDGESLLMPLESQGCKVGSSALGMNATPEKVATGEFHANIGIHDTQAAAEEMIAKRVAMPDNKGEVVCPLKDADFEPDVVAIIDIPERIYWIVPLSTAAGGGRMQFSTSPFQCACEDVTAVPFISGAPNVSLGCFGCRKKTSMAADELACGIPYSLIPGYVQRLKEKYSSGVMLKAKRD; encoded by the coding sequence ATGTCAGATATCCTGGATCGCAACGCTGAGTACGCGTCCGTCATGAAAGAGGTTCTGAATCTCCGCGGAGAGCCGGTGGCCATAAAGCTCGTCAAAGAAGGCGAGGAATACCCCGCAGGCTATTCCGCCCCCGAGTCGCAGATGAGCCATTGCCAAGCGGTATTCGCGGCCAAGGACGGGGAATCGCTTCTGATGCCTTTGGAGTCCCAAGGGTGCAAAGTAGGTTCTTCTGCCCTCGGCATGAATGCCACCCCCGAGAAAGTGGCTACCGGGGAGTTCCATGCCAACATAGGGATCCATGACACCCAGGCAGCCGCCGAAGAGATGATCGCCAAACGCGTGGCGATGCCGGACAACAAAGGCGAAGTCGTATGCCCGCTCAAAGACGCTGATTTCGAGCCCGATGTCGTAGCGATCATCGACATTCCCGAGAGGATCTATTGGATCGTCCCCCTCTCCACCGCGGCCGGCGGGGGAAGGATGCAGTTCAGCACATCGCCGTTCCAGTGCGCCTGCGAGGACGTCACCGCCGTGCCGTTCATCAGCGGCGCTCCCAATGTTTCCCTCGGCTGCTTCGGATGCAGGAAGAAGACCTCCATGGCCGCCGACGAATTGGCCTGCGGAATCCCGTACAGCCTGATTCCCGGCTATGTCCAGCGCCTCAAGGAAAAGTATTCCTCCGGCGTGATGCTGAAGGCCAAGCGCGATTGA
- a CDS encoding ribonuclease H-like domain-containing protein, which yields MIDHTFQMLPSVGKKKERSIWESGVRTWDEFLSSPDVPGIKSGSKEKDDIIVMQALDLLDAGDSALLGDLIPKAEHWRMYDRFRDGAAYLDIETDGLSRDSLVTVVTVHRKSGTTTLTEGIDLDAESLSDALDGAKMLVTFNGSCFDVPVLRNSFPNVDFDLPHYDLRFASRKVGYRGGLKPLEIEMGISRSDDIEDVDGAMAVRLWHQWERHRDEDALEILREYNRADTVNLEEIAGRIYRRLVTDYAGYIWE from the coding sequence ATGATCGACCATACGTTCCAGATGCTGCCTTCCGTCGGGAAGAAGAAAGAGAGAAGCATCTGGGAATCCGGGGTCCGCACCTGGGACGAGTTCCTGTCGTCCCCGGACGTCCCCGGGATCAAAAGCGGCTCGAAGGAAAAGGACGACATAATCGTCATGCAGGCCCTGGATCTCCTGGACGCCGGCGATTCGGCCCTTCTCGGGGATCTGATCCCCAAAGCGGAGCACTGGCGGATGTACGACAGATTCAGGGACGGCGCGGCATACCTTGACATCGAGACCGACGGACTCAGCAGGGATTCCTTGGTGACCGTCGTGACCGTCCACAGGAAAAGCGGCACGACTACGCTCACGGAAGGCATCGATCTCGACGCCGAATCCCTCTCCGACGCCTTGGACGGGGCTAAGATGCTCGTGACCTTCAACGGAAGCTGCTTTGATGTCCCGGTGCTAAGGAACAGCTTCCCGAACGTCGATTTCGACCTCCCCCATTATGACCTCCGCTTCGCCTCCCGCAAAGTCGGGTACAGAGGCGGCCTGAAACCGCTGGAGATTGAGATGGGTATTTCGAGGAGCGACGACATAGAAGACGTGGACGGAGCCATGGCAGTGCGGCTGTGGCACCAATGGGAAAGGCACAGAGACGAGGACGCGCTGGAAATCCTCAGGGAATACAACAGGGCGGACACCGTCAACCTCGAGGAGATCGCCGGCAGAATCTACCGCCGCCTTGTCACCGATTACGCCGGGTACATATGGGAATGA
- the mcrG gene encoding coenzyme-B sulfoethylthiotransferase subunit gamma — protein MAYERQFYPGESIPAKNRRRYMNPKVKLKKLRDVAQDDVVRIMGHRNPGEDYKSIHPPIEEGKEPDCPIRKLVTPIEGAKHGDRVRYIQFTDSVYFAPISPYQRAWMYLSRYRGIDTGTLSGRQIIEVRERDLERMAKEMIDNETFDPALTGIRGATVHGHACRLDENGLMFDGWQRYVWDANKKEVVYVKDQVAIPLDRRISVGKPSTMADLKKRTTIFRADGVDMRDDKEVTEYGLRIHKLRTLGGYQPWKVKGE, from the coding sequence ATGGCATATGAGAGACAGTTCTATCCTGGTGAGTCCATCCCCGCCAAAAACAGGCGCAGATACATGAACCCCAAGGTCAAACTGAAGAAACTTCGCGACGTCGCTCAGGACGATGTAGTCAGGATCATGGGGCACAGGAACCCCGGAGAGGATTACAAATCCATCCACCCTCCAATAGAGGAAGGAAAAGAGCCGGACTGCCCCATCAGGAAACTCGTCACCCCCATCGAGGGAGCGAAACACGGAGACCGTGTCAGGTACATCCAGTTCACCGACTCCGTCTACTTCGCGCCCATCTCCCCCTACCAGAGGGCATGGATGTATCTCTCCAGATACAGAGGAATCGACACCGGAACCCTTTCCGGAAGGCAGATCATCGAGGTCCGTGAGAGGGATCTCGAGCGCATGGCCAAAGAGATGATCGACAACGAGACCTTCGATCCCGCCCTCACCGGAATCAGGGGAGCGACCGTCCACGGACACGCATGCCGTCTCGACGAGAACGGACTCATGTTCGACGGCTGGCAGAGGTACGTCTGGGACGCCAACAAGAAAGAGGTCGTCTACGTCAAAGACCAGGTCGCCATTCCCCTCGACAGGAGGATCTCCGTCGGAAAGCCCAGCACCATGGCTGACCTCAAGAAGAGGACCACCATTTTCAGAGCCGACGGCGTTGACATGAGAGATGACAAAGAGGTCACCGAGTACGGACTCAGGATCCACAAACTGAGGACCCTCGGCGGATACCAGCCCTGGAAGGTTAAGGGAGAGTGA
- the mcrD gene encoding methyl-coenzyme M reductase operon protein D — MTNRLLSADTTEKLLNALDKIPGIRQINMTGESLPKTINSGPGKGHDNNHSERKIIHVGGEEVELRYLVGGFYIELEVEDDEILEARLDQIKAACNENIEHGYTLQVGRYSKYRPTLHDYRSA, encoded by the coding sequence ATAACCAACCGCCTGCTCAGCGCCGACACCACGGAGAAGCTCCTGAACGCCTTGGACAAAATCCCCGGCATCAGGCAGATCAACATGACCGGCGAGAGCCTTCCGAAGACGATCAACAGCGGGCCCGGAAAAGGCCACGACAACAATCATTCGGAAAGGAAGATAATTCATGTGGGCGGCGAGGAAGTCGAGCTCCGCTATCTGGTCGGTGGATTCTACATCGAGCTGGAAGTGGAGGACGACGAGATCCTCGAGGCTAGGCTGGACCAGATAAAAGCCGCATGCAACGAGAACATCGAGCACGGCTATACTTTGCAGGTAGGTAGGTACTCAAAATACAGGCCCACACTTCATGATTATAGGAGTGCATAA
- the mcrB gene encoding coenzyme-B sulfoethylthiotransferase subunit beta, with product MPKYEDVIDLYDDYGKRIAKDIPLEAISPLRNTAIKEIVSLTKRTIAVSLSGIEKALKTGSMTGGGVIIQGKELDLPIVDSADKIAAAIKEKVQVYDGDGTIVKVKGKNIIVVVPEERLNAGIEYTTGFTAAAAATTEAIIDLFDVPMYKANMVKAAVWGRYPQTITFQGSNIKSILEVPQNNEGAGFALRNIMANHVVSLVNRNAMQGVALSAIYENCGSFEMGDAIGNFERGALLTLAYQGLNANNIVYSLVKKNGKTGTVGTVIGSLMERAIDDGVIHVKKTLPSGYKIYTTDDLPMWNAYASAGMVAAVMVNVGAARAAQGVPGTILYYNDLLEHESGLPGADYGRSEGVGVGMSFFSHSIYGGGGPGLFHGNHVVTRHAKGVLIPAVTAGNCLDGGTQTFSAEATSGLYKEVFGDMEQFNKPMQFVAEAAKKVKKKL from the coding sequence ATGCCAAAATACGAGGACGTAATCGACTTGTATGACGACTACGGAAAGCGCATCGCCAAAGACATTCCGTTGGAAGCCATCAGTCCATTGCGCAACACTGCGATCAAAGAGATCGTCTCCCTCACCAAGAGGACCATCGCAGTCAGTCTGTCCGGTATCGAGAAAGCTCTCAAAACCGGATCCATGACCGGCGGAGGAGTCATCATCCAGGGAAAAGAGCTCGATCTCCCCATCGTCGACAGCGCCGACAAAATCGCGGCCGCAATCAAAGAGAAAGTCCAGGTATACGACGGAGACGGGACCATCGTCAAAGTCAAAGGGAAGAACATCATCGTCGTCGTGCCTGAAGAGAGACTCAACGCTGGTATCGAGTACACGACCGGATTCACCGCTGCAGCCGCAGCAACCACCGAGGCCATCATCGATCTTTTCGATGTCCCCATGTACAAAGCCAACATGGTGAAAGCCGCCGTTTGGGGAAGATACCCCCAGACCATCACTTTCCAGGGATCCAACATCAAATCCATCCTTGAGGTCCCCCAGAACAACGAAGGCGCAGGATTCGCCCTCAGGAACATCATGGCCAACCACGTCGTTTCCCTGGTCAACAGGAACGCGATGCAGGGAGTCGCTCTCTCCGCCATCTACGAGAACTGCGGTTCCTTCGAGATGGGAGACGCCATCGGTAACTTCGAGAGGGGCGCCCTTCTGACCCTTGCTTACCAGGGCCTCAACGCCAACAACATCGTCTACTCTCTCGTCAAGAAGAACGGAAAGACCGGAACCGTCGGAACCGTCATCGGATCCCTCATGGAGAGGGCCATCGACGACGGAGTCATCCATGTGAAGAAGACCCTTCCCTCCGGATACAAGATCTACACCACCGACGACCTCCCCATGTGGAACGCCTACGCTTCCGCCGGAATGGTTGCCGCAGTCATGGTCAACGTCGGAGCCGCAAGGGCCGCCCAGGGTGTTCCCGGAACTATCCTGTACTACAACGACCTGCTCGAGCACGAGTCCGGACTCCCCGGAGCTGACTACGGAAGGTCCGAGGGTGTCGGAGTCGGAATGTCGTTCTTCTCCCACTCCATCTATGGAGGAGGAGGCCCCGGTCTGTTCCACGGAAACCACGTCGTTACCAGGCACGCTAAAGGTGTTCTGATCCCCGCCGTCACCGCAGGAAACTGCCTGGACGGAGGAACCCAGACCTTCTCCGCAGAGGCCACCTCCGGACTCTACAAAGAGGTCTTCGGAGACATGGAGCAGTTCAACAAACCTATGCAGTTCGTAGCCGAGGCTGCAAAGAAGGTGAAAAAGAAACTGTGA
- a CDS encoding RtcB family protein, whose product MAWEGRLRKIDGNRWEIPKDESAGMRTNAVIFASEGMIEQVRSDNAPQQAANVACIPGIVGSSMAMPDIHWGYGFPIGGVAAVDAESGSISPGGIGFDINCGVRLIKTDLTIDDIGDKKNALVDELYRNVPSGLGSKGLTHVGYKELAEILTNGSEWAVENGYGWEKDLEVTEEGGRMADADSSLVSDKALRRGLPQLGSLGSGNHFLELDVVDRVFDGRTAKAFGLKEGTVTITVHCGSRGCGHQIATDYLQQMERYVKQNSVKLPDRQLACAPLDSKLGDEYYKAMCCGANYAWANRQMITHWARESFERILGDSAESMGMEVVYDVAHNIAKKERHDIDRHHEDVLVHRKGATRAFAPGRSEITMRYRDYGQPVIIPGDMSVGTYVLAGRKGAMEETFGSTCHGAGRLMSRKKAIGSLTVEGVRKEMDDAGIYLRHGSDEGVLEEAPEAYKDVDEVIEVVCSAGLTAKVCKLTPFGVIKG is encoded by the coding sequence ATGGCTTGGGAAGGCAGACTCAGAAAGATCGACGGAAACAGATGGGAGATTCCGAAAGACGAATCGGCTGGGATGAGGACCAACGCCGTGATTTTCGCCAGCGAGGGCATGATCGAGCAGGTTCGCTCCGACAACGCCCCGCAACAGGCTGCGAATGTCGCATGCATACCCGGCATAGTCGGCAGCAGCATGGCGATGCCCGACATCCACTGGGGATACGGGTTCCCGATCGGCGGGGTCGCCGCCGTGGATGCGGAAAGCGGATCCATCTCGCCCGGCGGGATAGGGTTCGACATAAACTGCGGCGTCCGCCTGATTAAAACCGATCTCACCATCGACGACATCGGCGACAAGAAGAACGCTCTCGTGGACGAGCTGTACAGGAACGTCCCCTCCGGGCTCGGTTCCAAAGGCCTCACCCATGTGGGATACAAGGAGCTGGCGGAAATCCTGACAAACGGCTCCGAGTGGGCGGTAGAAAACGGGTACGGATGGGAAAAGGACCTGGAAGTCACCGAGGAAGGCGGCCGCATGGCTGATGCCGACAGCTCCCTGGTGAGCGACAAAGCCCTGAGAAGGGGTCTCCCCCAGCTCGGGTCCCTCGGATCCGGCAACCATTTCCTGGAGCTGGACGTCGTGGACAGGGTGTTCGACGGGAGAACCGCCAAAGCCTTCGGACTCAAAGAGGGGACGGTCACCATCACCGTCCACTGCGGGTCCAGGGGATGCGGGCACCAGATAGCCACGGATTACCTCCAGCAGATGGAGCGCTACGTCAAGCAGAATTCCGTGAAGCTCCCTGACAGGCAGCTCGCCTGCGCGCCGCTGGATTCCAAGCTTGGCGACGAGTATTACAAAGCGATGTGCTGCGGAGCGAACTACGCCTGGGCGAACAGGCAGATGATCACCCATTGGGCGAGGGAGTCCTTCGAGAGGATCCTCGGGGATTCCGCCGAATCCATGGGCATGGAAGTCGTCTACGACGTGGCGCACAACATCGCCAAAAAAGAGAGGCACGACATCGACCGCCACCACGAGGATGTCCTTGTGCACAGGAAAGGGGCCACCCGCGCCTTCGCGCCCGGGAGAAGCGAGATAACGATGAGGTACAGGGACTACGGCCAGCCGGTCATCATACCCGGCGACATGAGCGTGGGAACCTACGTTCTGGCCGGCAGGAAAGGCGCGATGGAGGAGACCTTCGGATCCACCTGCCACGGAGCGGGCAGGCTGATGTCCAGGAAGAAAGCGATCGGAAGCCTCACGGTGGAAGGCGTCAGGAAAGAGATGGACGACGCGGGCATCTACCTGAGGCATGGCTCCGACGAAGGCGTCCTGGAAGAGGCCCCAGAAGCGTACAAGGACGTGGACGAAGTCATCGAAGTCGTATGCTCCGCAGGGCTCACCGCCAAAGTATGCAAGCTCACCCCGTTCGGAGTGATAAAAGGATGA
- a CDS encoding metallophosphoesterase yields MRSLEILPGVRVTSDRCLVLDEGPTVVLGDLHLGYERALENEGVYLPRINTDSIRDALNDLICRHEPERIVLLGDIKHDFKRSGWEEKNEIKKIFALLTEAAEVIPIKGNHDNYIQNAITDMGLLAADYVDIMGFRLEHGHVDSGVRPVIIGHEHPSIRIPGAVGGSLKIQCFVHAKSDGVIVLPPFSPFASGNGLVLDEKAMMAPALRNADFASADIYGVTDIGIMKLGRLKDLSDISI; encoded by the coding sequence ATGAGATCGCTGGAGATCCTTCCCGGTGTGCGCGTGACATCCGACAGGTGCCTGGTCTTGGACGAAGGCCCCACAGTCGTACTCGGCGATCTGCATCTGGGATACGAGCGCGCCCTGGAGAACGAAGGCGTCTATCTCCCGAGGATCAACACCGATTCCATCCGCGATGCCCTCAACGACCTGATATGCAGGCATGAGCCCGAGCGCATAGTCCTTCTCGGAGACATAAAGCATGATTTCAAGCGTTCCGGGTGGGAGGAGAAGAACGAGATCAAAAAGATTTTCGCGCTCCTCACCGAAGCCGCCGAAGTGATCCCCATCAAAGGAAATCATGACAATTACATCCAGAACGCGATAACGGATATGGGCCTTTTAGCCGCGGATTACGTGGATATCATGGGGTTCAGGCTCGAGCATGGGCACGTGGATTCCGGGGTGAGGCCGGTGATCATAGGGCATGAGCATCCTTCAATAAGGATTCCGGGCGCCGTCGGCGGCAGTCTGAAGATACAATGCTTCGTCCACGCCAAGTCGGACGGCGTCATCGTGCTGCCTCCGTTCAGCCCGTTCGCTTCCGGGAACGGTCTGGTTCTGGATGAAAAGGCTATGATGGCGCCCGCCCTCAGAAATGCGGATTTCGCTTCCGCAGACATCTACGGCGTCACAGATATAGGTATAATGAAGCTCGGGCGCCTGAAAGATCTCTCGGACATCAGCATCTGA
- a CDS encoding DUF2098 domain-containing protein, whose product MQIGDFQKYVPTATVGKVTDIRERDGRVWVRLDFTDLYYDASSLIPADPSEYIEVSFKERSSYEGGMKSVEDLAREAEEVDITDFMPSGGG is encoded by the coding sequence TTGCAGATCGGAGACTTTCAGAAGTATGTTCCGACGGCGACGGTCGGGAAGGTCACGGACATCCGCGAGAGGGACGGCAGAGTCTGGGTCAGGCTTGACTTCACCGATCTCTACTACGACGCGTCCAGCCTGATACCGGCAGACCCCTCGGAATACATCGAGGTCTCCTTCAAGGAGCGCTCTTCGTATGAAGGGGGCATGAAGTCCGTGGAAGACCTCGCCAGGGAAGCCGAGGAGGTCGACATAACCGACTTCATGCCGTCCGGAGGGGGATAA
- the mcrA gene encoding coenzyme-B sulfoethylthiotransferase subunit alpha, translating to MAGKEKLFMDACKKKFKEEPTDMSTKYYCYGGWKQSKSKVEFQKSALEIAKKRGIPMMNEDIGVPLGQRSWMPYQLSHTDIYAEADDLHCVNNTAIQQAWDDIRRTILVGLDSPHQTIERRLGKEVTPETINQYLETVNHTMPGGAVVQEHMAEVNPALVYDSYVKVFSGDDELIDEIDPRFVIDINKLFPKAQAKQLKKAIGKTLMQAVRVPTIVGRLMDGATVSRHAAMQISMAFISSYKLAAGEAAIADFAYSAKHQSLSMGTMMPARRARGPNEPGGIPFGYLADMAQSDRVYPDDPGRAALEAVALGAVIYDQIYLGGYMSGGVGFTQYATAAYTDNILEDYVYYAIDQIKDRYGGFCKLDPKNMDEVMKLGDDINAYALEMYERYPAIMETHFGGSQRATVAAASTGIAGAMATGIADVGLNCWYLSMLQHKERTGRLGFYGFDLQDQCGSANSFAYRSDEGLPMEVRGPNYPNYAMNVGHQSGYTGIPKAAHVARGDAFTANPFVRVAFADPALIFDFGNITKEIGRGALREFQPAGERSAVIKG from the coding sequence ATGGCAGGAAAAGAGAAGCTGTTCATGGATGCATGCAAGAAGAAGTTCAAGGAAGAGCCTACCGACATGTCCACCAAGTACTACTGCTACGGTGGATGGAAGCAGTCCAAATCCAAAGTCGAATTCCAGAAATCCGCCTTGGAGATCGCCAAGAAACGTGGCATCCCCATGATGAACGAGGACATCGGAGTTCCGCTCGGACAGAGGAGCTGGATGCCCTACCAGCTGTCCCACACCGACATCTACGCCGAGGCGGACGACCTGCACTGCGTCAACAACACCGCTATCCAGCAGGCCTGGGACGACATCAGGAGGACCATCCTCGTCGGGCTCGACTCTCCCCACCAGACCATCGAGAGAAGGCTCGGAAAAGAGGTCACCCCCGAGACCATCAACCAGTACCTCGAGACCGTCAACCACACCATGCCCGGAGGAGCGGTCGTCCAGGAGCACATGGCCGAGGTCAACCCCGCGCTCGTCTACGACTCCTACGTCAAAGTCTTCTCCGGAGACGACGAGCTCATCGACGAGATCGACCCCAGGTTCGTCATCGACATCAACAAGCTGTTCCCCAAGGCCCAGGCCAAACAGCTCAAGAAAGCGATCGGAAAGACCCTCATGCAGGCTGTCCGCGTCCCGACCATCGTCGGAAGGCTCATGGACGGAGCTACCGTCTCCAGGCACGCGGCCATGCAGATCTCTATGGCTTTCATCTCCTCCTACAAACTCGCGGCAGGAGAGGCAGCCATCGCAGACTTCGCATACTCCGCAAAGCACCAGTCCCTCTCCATGGGAACCATGATGCCCGCCAGGCGTGCCAGGGGACCCAACGAGCCCGGCGGAATCCCGTTCGGATACCTCGCCGATATGGCCCAGTCCGACCGTGTCTACCCTGACGACCCCGGACGCGCCGCCCTTGAGGCCGTCGCCCTCGGAGCGGTCATCTACGACCAGATCTACCTCGGCGGATACATGTCCGGAGGAGTCGGATTCACCCAGTACGCCACCGCGGCCTACACCGACAACATCCTCGAGGACTACGTCTACTACGCCATCGACCAGATCAAAGACAGGTACGGAGGATTCTGCAAACTTGACCCCAAGAACATGGATGAGGTCATGAAACTCGGAGACGACATCAACGCCTACGCTCTCGAGATGTACGAGAGATACCCCGCCATCATGGAGACCCACTTCGGAGGATCCCAGAGGGCAACCGTCGCCGCCGCTTCCACCGGTATCGCCGGTGCGATGGCAACCGGTATCGCCGATGTCGGACTGAACTGCTGGTACCTCTCCATGCTCCAGCACAAAGAGAGGACCGGAAGGCTCGGATTCTACGGATTCGACCTCCAGGACCAGTGCGGTTCCGCCAACTCCTTCGCATACAGGTCTGACGAGGGTCTCCCCATGGAGGTCCGCGGACCCAACTACCCCAACTACGCCATGAACGTCGGCCACCAGTCCGGATACACCGGTATCCCCAAGGCTGCCCACGTCGCACGCGGAGACGCCTTCACCGCCAATCCCTTCGTGAGAGTCGCATTCGCCGATCCCGCTCTGATCTTCGACTTCGGCAACATCACCAAGGAAATCGGACGCGGAGCCCTCAGGGAGTTCCAGCCCGCCGGCGAGAGAAGCGCAGTCATCAAAGGCTGA
- the argF gene encoding ornithine carbamoyltransferase: MAKRDLISVVDMKDEWANMVDLAIRLKAERGHHGDPLKGKTLAMIFEKPSTRTRISFDVAITELGGHALYIDESKMQMGVHSETVEDTARVMSRFVHGIMYRAYDYKMMDKFGEYATCPVISGLDNLEHPCQALADMVTIKEKLGGFRGKKLVYLGDGNNVCNSLLYACAIMGIDMVACCPAVRMPNAEIMWNATKIAEANGSKIIASHEPEKACIGADVLYTDTWISMGDTTPEAEAIKLFQMYQINDKLLAIANPDCIVMHCLPAHRGQEVTAEVMDGPHSVVFDQAENRLHAQKAVLYTLLKD, translated from the coding sequence ATGGCAAAAAGGGATCTCATTTCCGTTGTCGACATGAAAGACGAATGGGCCAATATGGTCGATCTCGCCATCAGGCTCAAAGCCGAGCGCGGACACCATGGGGACCCCCTCAAAGGGAAGACCCTGGCCATGATATTCGAGAAGCCGAGCACCAGGACGAGGATATCGTTCGACGTGGCGATCACCGAGCTCGGGGGACACGCCCTCTACATCGACGAGTCCAAGATGCAGATGGGAGTCCACAGCGAGACCGTCGAGGATACCGCCCGCGTCATGAGCCGCTTCGTCCACGGGATCATGTACAGGGCTTACGACTACAAGATGATGGACAAATTCGGCGAGTACGCCACCTGCCCGGTCATCAGCGGCCTTGACAATCTGGAGCACCCCTGCCAGGCTCTCGCCGACATGGTGACGATCAAGGAGAAGCTCGGCGGATTCCGCGGCAAGAAGCTCGTCTATCTCGGCGACGGGAACAACGTCTGCAATTCACTTCTGTACGCCTGCGCGATAATGGGCATCGACATGGTCGCCTGCTGTCCCGCGGTCAGGATGCCAAACGCGGAGATCATGTGGAACGCCACCAAGATCGCCGAGGCCAACGGCTCCAAGATCATCGCGTCCCACGAGCCCGAGAAGGCCTGCATCGGCGCCGACGTCCTTTACACCGACACCTGGATCTCCATGGGCGACACGACCCCCGAGGCCGAGGCCATCAAACTGTTCCAGATGTACCAGATCAACGACAAGCTCCTGGCAATCGCCAACCCCGACTGCATCGTGATGCACTGCCTGCCCGCCCACAGGGGCCAGGAAGTCACCGCCGAGGTTATGGACGGGCCCCACAGCGTGGTCTTCGATCAGGCTGAGAACAGGCTCCACGCCCAGAAAGCGGTGCTGTACACCCTTCTGAAGGATTGA
- a CDS encoding MtaA/CmuA family methyltransferase, with protein MTPRERVLAAMKKESLDRPPAAIFTQSATLSQMDACGAAWPDAHKDAVLMAKLGAAQADYDGFECVRAPFCLTAETERLGATVAVDKRDANPMVKKHPFKFDPMSGEYDDPASVLMSPEEFLQGGRPAEAIKAMGLLKKSHGEKYAIVAGNTGPFTLTGNLVSAESIVFGMMMDPDQVEKWVSAINPIVKAYTNALLDAGADVVQCSEPSASVDMLAPDMFDGASGKFVRESLAPCPAKEKYTVLHICGDTTQILDHMVATNTTGISIEEKVDPYKAVEMVGAKTVLVGNVGSVRPLFQGTPAEVVEGVKKSVDAGFNVISSGCGIAVATPDENMKIFAKTVKGE; from the coding sequence ATGACTCCTAGAGAAAGAGTACTTGCAGCAATGAAAAAAGAGTCCCTGGACAGGCCTCCGGCGGCCATCTTCACCCAGTCCGCCACCCTCTCCCAGATGGACGCCTGCGGTGCAGCCTGGCCCGACGCCCACAAGGACGCCGTGCTCATGGCAAAACTCGGAGCGGCCCAGGCCGATTACGACGGATTCGAGTGCGTCAGGGCTCCCTTCTGCCTTACCGCCGAGACCGAGAGGCTCGGAGCGACCGTCGCCGTCGACAAGAGAGACGCCAACCCCATGGTCAAGAAGCACCCCTTCAAATTCGACCCCATGTCCGGCGAATACGACGACCCCGCTTCCGTCCTGATGTCCCCCGAGGAATTCCTCCAGGGAGGAAGGCCCGCAGAGGCAATCAAAGCCATGGGCCTCCTTAAGAAGTCCCACGGTGAGAAATACGCGATCGTCGCCGGAAACACCGGACCCTTCACCCTCACCGGAAACCTCGTCTCCGCCGAGAGCATCGTCTTCGGAATGATGATGGATCCCGACCAGGTCGAGAAATGGGTCTCCGCCATCAACCCCATCGTCAAAGCGTACACCAACGCTCTCCTCGACGCTGGAGCCGATGTCGTCCAGTGCTCGGAGCCTTCCGCGTCTGTGGACATGCTCGCCCCCGACATGTTCGACGGTGCCTCCGGAAAGTTCGTCCGCGAGTCCCTTGCTCCCTGCCCCGCCAAGGAGAAATACACCGTCCTCCACATCTGCGGAGACACCACCCAGATCCTCGACCACATGGTCGCGACCAACACCACCGGAATCTCCATCGAAGAGAAGGTCGACCCCTACAAGGCCGTCGAGATGGTCGGAGCCAAGACCGTCCTCGTCGGAAACGTCGGATCTGTCAGGCCTCTGTTCCAGGGAACCCCCGCGGAAGTCGTCGAGGGCGTCAAGAAATCCGTCGACGCAGGCTTCAACGTCATCTCGTCCGGATGCGGTATCGCAGTCGCGACCCCCGACGAGAACATGAAGATCTTCGCCAAGACCGTCAAGGGCGAGTGA
- a CDS encoding RNA-binding protein produces the protein MADIMIRKRKRMRSKEVKALSSELEGILGVPVFSEDDPVDMAESSDFSVIFVGGDIYGIVKDGKPFLTLRGIMKYRPAARYVTVDMGAVPFVANGADVMGPGILEADPSIAEGDLVWVRDVKNNAPLAVGIALRSAEEMGAKAPGKAIKTIHFVGDKLWKVGE, from the coding sequence ATGGCAGACATAATGATCCGCAAGAGGAAGAGGATGAGGTCCAAGGAGGTCAAAGCCCTGTCCTCCGAGCTGGAAGGGATTCTGGGCGTCCCGGTGTTCTCCGAGGACGATCCGGTCGATATGGCCGAGAGCTCGGATTTCAGCGTGATATTCGTGGGCGGGGACATATACGGGATCGTGAAGGACGGGAAGCCTTTTCTGACTCTGAGGGGGATAATGAAATACAGGCCCGCAGCCAGATACGTCACTGTGGACATGGGCGCCGTGCCGTTCGTCGCCAATGGGGCGGATGTCATGGGCCCCGGGATACTGGAGGCGGACCCGTCCATAGCCGAGGGCGATCTGGTTTGGGTGAGGGACGTCAAGAACAATGCGCCCCTGGCGGTCGGGATCGCATTGCGCTCGGCCGAGGAGATGGGAGCGAAAGCCCCCGGAAAAGCCATCAAAACCATACATTTCGTCGGCGACAAGCTTTGGAAAGTCGGCGAATGA